The Archocentrus centrarchus isolate MPI-CPG fArcCen1 chromosome 12, fArcCen1, whole genome shotgun sequence nucleotide sequence CGCCCACACCTCCCACTtaacatgccccccccccacccccccaatgTGCCTATGAAACCTACGCCTGTGGTTTTGTAGATTTGTAGCGCAGCAATACCATGATATTGTCATGCTGTTCATGCATTTGCTTGCATTTATGAATGCTGCCTTCCTGTTTTGGCTGCAGGGAAGAGCGGGCCGGAGTGTAAGCACTGCAAGGCCGACCCTGACGCAGAGTGTCGTTTctgctcctgctgtgtgtgcggAGGGAAGCAGGACGCTCAcatgcagctgctctgtgatgaGTGCAACATGGCGTTCCACATCTACTGCCTGAACCCGCCGTTGGCCACCATCCCAGATGACGAGGACTGGTGAGAGAATGCAGCTCAACGTTTAGCTGCAAGATTCTCgcagtcgttttttttttttttttaaaaagctgatgaGTGCTGCTTAAATGTGGGCTGAAATGTATTAGTGTAGTAATTAAGTGGTGATAAGAGGGTAAAATcaatatataataatgaaaCCATGCACTCACAGGTGGGAGTTAATCTAATCTTTGAAAGATTTTCTGCCAAACTGATCTCCACCCTCCATTTCTTGGCATCATTTCTAAAACAGTTCTGCGTTTTGTCTGTTGCTCCCACAGTATTGCAAAGAAGTCAGCGAGATTATTGGCAAAACAGTGACAACACTGTATCTGGTTTGGAGAAAAGACAATATTAATGGCtttgaaaagaaacatttttaatattttgttaagattgaaaataagaaaaaaaattttaaggAAGCTAAACTGGAAATTCCCAAGAATTCATATCATATACAGCCCAATTGTATCTTTAGTGGCCAGGCCGCTAAATCTAAGGCCTAATAACCTTTAAATAACCTTTAAAATGGTTCTTCTTTCTTGTAGTGTAAAGAAGTTTAAGGATATTGTTTGCATTTCATGAACTAATAATTATGTCTCTGTTTGCTGCcattgtaaataaaagaaaaccattAGCATTGTTCCTTGGGCTCAATCTTTAAGAAATAAAGCGGTTAAATTCTAGTCTTTTTCTCATAACTCTTTTCTCTCAATtctaacagtaaaaaaaaacacctaattTTCTGCCATTTAATAGGTTTTCTATTATTATCTGACTGTTGCTAACTTTATCCATTCTTAAGTACCGATAGTCAATTATCAGCCAGCATTATTTGGCGATATATCAGTATTAATATTTATAGCAGCCGATAAATGACAATTTAAAGAGTAAAGGAGAAGCGGGACAAATATTCTTTAAAATGCTGTAAGTGTTGATGTTGCAAACAACGAGCTGATTCGAGCAGTCGGACAGAGAGTAAAACAAGATTTTTAAACAGCATTGCCATATTATCTTAATAAGGCCTCATAAAGAACTACAAATAGCAAATGTGATGGAAATATTAAtgtttcatgtctctgaaagaaaaaaatatcagctgatatatCAGAATGTTAAATCACCAAGTATCAGTATCAGTATTGGTCTTAATAATCCTATATCGGTCGGGCTGTGGCATTTATGCCCTCTTCTCATTTTGCAAGGCCAGCCACTGGGGCCAGAGTAAAGcccctgctctggcccctgggcCACATGTTTAAACCTTTAGGAAGAACTGATggaaactgtttcttttttattttttcaggtatTGTCCAACCTGTAAGAACGACACCAGTGAGGTTGTCAAGGCAGGTGAGAAGCTTAAAGccagcaagaagaaagccaaaaTGCCTTCTGCAACAACTGAGAGTCAAAGAGACTGGGGAAAGGTGAGACCTAAAGGCAAGGTTATTAAAGCACACACAGAAGCAGGTGGACTAACAGCTGCTCTGTAAGAATGAGCGTGCATTTTAATAGAAAGCCTGAGGGAAGGCTTATGATTCATCTGCAGATTTCCTTTAAGGAGCAAAGGCCATgaagacaaatatgaaaaaagcaGTTTGTGTCAAAAGCAGttatttcagtttagtttttattgtttgaaaaagtttagttttcattagtttcagtgttagtttttgctttttaattattataatattgcTGGTCTTTGCCAGGGGTGAGATAGAAGAAGTAGAATAACGATACAAAACACTTTGTGAAGACATTTGGCTCACAGTCATGCGGACATCCTGACTCTCTGTAAGCATTTGCATGAAAGACTCATTGggcagtttatttttatatgttcaCTGTCAGTAATTATCTGttgtgtattttgtattatttttaatcagagaCAAAATTGTTTGTTTCATATCAAAAGTTTTGTCCTAACATTTTCCATGATGCTGATGCCTAAAATACGTTATAAGCACATTCACAAGACATTATACTGCATTTATAAGGATTTATTGCACTTCTAAATGTGGCtccatggtgtagtggttaacacattcaccTTACACAccaaagatccctggtttgagacctgaggagacacaaacacagcctcAGGGGGTCACAAGCTAGTTTACCCAGTGCTGGTCCTAAGCCCAGATAAATAAGACAGCTGCATCAAGAAGGGCCTCTGGTGCAGAATGTGTGCCAAATCAAAAATGCAGATCCATCCGCTGCAGTGACCCCTTGGGATAtaaaggagcagccaaaagtggCCTTTTAATGTTCTCAATGTAAGTTTTCTAAACGGTGGATATAATGTATTAGAAGTTACACATTTATTATGCTTTATACCTCCGTGCCAAAGTGACAGCAGTGTGAGAATGAAGACTCTTGAGTCTTGGGTTACACAGCACATTGTAACTACCATcactttaatttgatttaaacaCACAGAGGGCTGCTCTAAGCtattattaaaacataaatgttGGCTTTCAGTAATCAGTTATATGTCGTAGCATGACATCACTGTGTAAGATAATTAGCAGTAGTAGCGGTGGCACCACATACAGGTTTTGATGTTAATAAAACACGCAGATGATTTTCTTATAAACAGCGCAGCAGCCTGTACAGTCATCATTGGAGTCACTTATCAGTTTATTCCATCTTTTTCCCTCTCAGCAACAACAACTACACTACAGCCCAAACTTGGACACACACTTTATAACTGACTAAAGCAAAGTGACTAGTGTTAAAGGCATTCATTTTTATGTAGCTGCAGTTAAGTCTCTCTTACACCAAGAGACACACTTTTCACATCAAACCGATCAAGTTAGACTGAGTCACTGATGCTGCAGTCACACTGGGGACCGTGTGCAGTGAActctctttgtttttgaaacggttgctttgaagacggagaccaggtctgcaaccactgCAGTCATCATTGTCTTCAAAGCCactttggtgcatcaaaaaGGacaataagatggagtcagtctcTTATCAGTCGGCGAttttgaatggggtcaagttggcaattacatgcaatctgtttgtgataatatggcGATTAACAGAGATAAACTggtgaaaatcacaaatctgttgcaGTCTGCATGTACAGAAATTAGCATTAAGCAAATTAATTCACATTCATCAGGCTAATTGCACTATATTGGAAGTCTATCGGCAAACCTCTGccagtctgtctgagagtgagtTCAGTCAGTCTGACAGAAAAGACATTAAATCCAATCACCGAGCAGCCACTGATATTTACTAATCACAAGGTGGTTATCATCTTATTTTTACTCTGGTGTGACTGAGCACAGGTGCAGCTACACTGCGGTTACCTTGTTGGGCAAAGAATGGGAGACAGTGAATTGTTGAGTGCTTAATCCTCAATCCTAATTAACGATTTGTTGTCTGTTaccgctgctcctccacgtTCCTCTCTGCTTTGCCGCCGCTCTGAATGCTGGCTGCTCTGTGGCTGCTCTGATGAGTAACTGAAACTATTGTGCTCTGATTTCACTACATATATCAGTGACATTTGTTCATGCTGGTTTATTcaagtgattcttttttttatatttgcctATTAGTCAATTCTTATTATGAGTCAATTAGTCTTTTTACCTGTTAGTCTTTTTGAATGTCGTACATCTTAATTCACAAAACACTTCAATAAATAAAGTTAAGAATGAATTTgactgaattttgttttttttttttttaaatgttctagTATGGCAATTTAATCTTAAAGAATTCTTTTGGCCATGGACAATTGTGTAATTATACAGTGTTTAACAAATGtattaacaaatttattagaccacctgtgtgtgtgaaagtgagttcacatttttatacccaaatttgattCATTTCTGGACTTTGAcatgtcagaaattaatcaaacaTTCAAccatttaaacagatttttctcttcaggaatgcaagtaaataactgtaatttggcatctaaATCAAAAACTAATAatctactgttttttttctgcttttttgtaaaacagtaaatttgaaaactCATGGATAACAGCAATAATTAAATTTTACCACCAAAAATATCATTCCGATTATGCTTGTGAATAATGGTTGGCTTTGGTAATTACCAGTAcagttaatttagggcagctgtgccATAAACCTTACATTGGGTGGTGGCCTAATAAAATTGTTAAgtgctctccctccctccctccctctctctctctctctctctgtctctctctctctgtctctctctctctcctctttgctttacaatttaataaacaaaaaaaaaaacattaaacacggTGACTGAGTATTGTCTGTTGTCCCAGCACAGGTGTGAGCATGCAGCAGAGAGTGAAGCAAGCTGTAGAACTACAGTGTGTAAATGAGAAATCATACataaaataaactgtgtgtCAAACATCGTCTGCACATCACAGATTAGATGATCTGATCGAGCTGCATTTCTTACTGCATTGCCTACCTTTAGGTCAGTTGTCAGAATTAGAGAGTAAAGTTGGTTTGAGtcaaagcatttcttttttttttttttagctttttttaaaaaaaatcataatgtgATTGCGAACCTCTTCTGTTCACTTTTTCAAGGTGTTAGAAGGTCGCATTTCAAACTTTCTACTTGGCAAAATATCAGCTGCAGCCTTGTCGCTGCTGAAGCAGAAAATGAGACAGGGAGATCTCACTCACGTTTACTTAGTTGGTTATTCAGTTTGAATCTCTTCTAAGCATGCTGCTAAATATTTTCCTCAGAATGTCTTCAGAGTCTTCTCATGGCTTGTTTCCATCCTGGCCTTGCTGTCTCTCTGACGCTCTGCTCCGCGGTGTGTGTAATGTGAACAATGCCATTAAGCATGACTTAGCCACTTTCCTGGAACTGCCAATGGAAAACAACTCCTTTCTTTACCAGAACGCTCCCTTTCTCAGTGGACTAATTGAAAACAGCCTGTATTGTGTGTTTGGGCACATTTATGCGCTGTGAGTCATGCAGCATTTTTACTTGACTTTTCTTATTAACACAGTTTTAGAACccttaaaataaaatgcttttccTTGCAAAAGGTGTCTTGTATTCTGACTTGAACCTGAATCTTATGTGCTACCTGAACGGGATGCTCATCATTCTGAAAATATAACTGCTGATTACTATACATTTGATATGTGCATGGCCACTTTGCTCTTACATGACCTAAAGGAATGCAATACAAAAGCATTTGCACtcattttggtattttttgtgcacatctttgtcttctttcttcATGTAATTGCAGGGTATGGCCTGTGTGGGGCGTACTAAAGAATGCACTATTGTTCCTTCAAACCACTATGGACCCATCCCTGGTATTCCTGTTGGTACAACTTGGAAATTTAGAGTTCAGGTTAGCTGGGgttattttttacagtgcataATGATTAAAGAAAATCATGCAGTTTTGATCCTCATCCTACGCTTCTGTTTCTTCCTCCGTCTATCCCTTGAGGTGAGCGAGGCAGGGGTTCACAGGCCACATGTTGGCGGCATCCACGGGCGCAGTAACGATGGCTCCTATTCGCTGGTGCTGGCTGGGGGCTTTGAGGATGAAGTGGTGGGTCTTATAATGTTTCTCACCCGCTGCTAGTTTATTGTGAAGTGTGCAGGTTTTCCTTTGGTGCAGTGTTGCCGATTGTGATGCTATGGTTACTGTGGATCTGTGGTAGGACCGGGGAGATGAGTTCACCTACACGGGCAGTGGGGGTCGTGATCTCTCAGGAAACAAACGGATTGGAGAGCACTCTTTTGACCAGACCTTGACTCACATGAATAGGTGCGGCACTGAGAAATGAAGTACCACCTTCATTCccaattaaattaaaagatCTTAATATGAAAGCTGGTCTAATGTGATTATTGAATAACAAACTGACATAAGTTTAAAGAAAGCTTTCATATTCATTGTCTAGATTTTTACAAAGTGAATATATGATTATTTCTGTAGTGTGTGATTAATTTCTCAGCCATCATTTCTTATTATTCTCACATTTGTTAAAAATCATTCTGTTTTGGCTGATCCCTGCAGGGCATTGGCCTTAAACTGCGATGCACCTCTGAATGACAAAGATGGAGCCGAGTCCAGGAACTGGCGAGCAGGAAAACCTGTAAGAGTGGTGCGCAGCTCCAAAGGTCGCCGTATTAGCAAATATGCTCCAGAGGAAGGAAACCGCTATGATGGTATTTATAAGGTATCATCAAATGCTATGCACCAGAAGTACATCTCCTTACTGCAAGTGACACTATATAAAATGTAGTATCAATATAAAGTGCAGGTTGTATACAAGCGTAGGGAAACATGGAAATTATAAAAGCTGCCATTCAAGCTATATGGGATCCTATTTTAGCTATGTCTTCTAAATCCTCATCTTCTTCTACCTTAGAAACCGTTTGTCTTAAGTCAGAGCTGCTTCAAAGCTTCAGTTCACTTTTTTGAATGTAATTTGCTGTGGTTGATGGCGGCTCATAGGTGGTAAAGTACTGGCCAGAGATTGGGAAGTGCGGTTACTTGGTGTGGAGGTACCTGCTGAGACGGGATGATCAGGAACCAGCGCCTTGGACCCCTGAAGGACTGGAGAGGATTAAGAAACTGGGGCTTTCTGTTCAGGTTAGATACATATCTGATACGTATCTTAATAAAGAGTATGAACCTACACACGTGTATCTTTGTTTATAAAAACACTCACTttcaaatcatttttctttgcattcGTCTTTGTCTATTCCTGTGTGCCTTCAGTACCCCCCAGGCTACTTGTCGGCCATGgccaacaaaacaaagaaggagGCCTGCGCTCGACCTGGTCGGGGCGGCCGCAGTAAGCACTATCCCGGAAGGGGGCGGCCACGGAGACAACGCAAGATcaaggagaaagaggagaacgaggatgaagaggaggatgagcaACCGATGGCCAGTGTGGAAGAGGAGTCGCCACAAAGTAATGGAGTGCAGAAGACAACAAGAGATAGTGGTGGGTGCTTTTAGAGATGACATTCAAAGCAAGTCAGACAAGGTGTTGTGAGAAGAGGACAGGTGAGACCGGTGTGATCAGTGAAACTGGTTTGAAGCTGGGAAATTAATACTTAAAAGTACAAACTCCACTAGGATCTTTTTTGCCCCAGGTGTCAggactgtaaatatgttttttttttgctctccgAGCATACCTGCTCCTGTTTCTGAAgtcttatttgtttttcttgagcAGAATCATCACCAGTGGCAGAGCCTCCCTCTAAACGGGTGAAGATAGAGGAGACCTTCCAGctgtcagagcagcagcagcagttgatCCAAGAGGACACAGCCAACAAGAAACTCTGGGATGAAGCCATGGAGCACCTTAAAGAGGGACCGGTATGAAATCTAGTACACCACAACGCAAACACATctctggcttaaaaaaaaatgtgttatcCCACACAACAATTCACTCCATGTGCTCTAAAAATGAATCTCCTTAATGTTTAGATGtaaatcctttttctttttcatgaccagttttgtttttgcttggaGAAGCTTTCAGATGTAATGCTCTCAAAGTAGATTAAAGCAGCTTAAAAAGGCAGCGAAACTGCCATAATTCAGAATTGTTACAACTTtagtgtttctttcttctttctgtgcTTCCCACCTTCATTCCTTTCACGTTTCCTCTGAAGAATTTCCTGCGCAAGATGGAGCAGAtcttcatgtgtgtgtgctgccagGAGTTGGCCTTCCAGCCCATCACCACCATCTGCTCACACAATGTTTGCAAggtatgggatttttttttttaaaactagcaCGTGCCCATGCAACAGTATTGTTTGGCCCATTCGTGTTGTTTCccgtgaaattaaaatgatgcgATCAGAGTTCTTATAGTTGCGTTTTATTAGGTTTTAGTTTTACTTAattttgcctttttctttttgattcagttttgtttcacttAGTTTCCAGAGTGGGTTTCCTCATTTCAGTTTAgcttttattagtttcagtgttagttttagCCTTTTTAAGTATTATTATATCGAGCGCGCAGGGGACAAGATTTAGGGAACTCAGTATAGGCATTAAAATAATAACACAGAACTTCTGGAAAGCAGTTGACTCACAgtcagaggtgggagttgaagatttCATGGACTGGGGTCTCTGCCAAACGTTCTCAGCACATCCTCACTATATGTTTAGGCGCGTTGGGTCTGTCTAGCATCCTCCcttgccacctgatccaacttgccaccaggtggtgatcagtcgGCTCAACCAGGAACTGTTTactggcctgaaggtgcagggaaacgACCATCTCATCCACTGCTAAAAACTCCAAcaaacaggcagcaagccaagggGAGACAATGTACCCACCCCAGCCCTCCACCTCTCATTGAGGGCAACCTCatactggaacagagtccagcccctctccaagaGCCcagttccagagcccaggcggTGGAACCATTGGAAACACACACTagttcaggctccttccccaccagagaggtcacattccatgtcccaatagctaCCCTTGATGACCTCCTTGACAGCCGCCGCCCTTGGTTgctgcccaacacacactgcacctgaacCCTACAGCACCTCCTGCAGGTAGTGGGTCTACAGGAGGGCGGGTGCATGTCTCCTCTTCGGGCTGTGTCCACCTGGCCCCCACAGACTAAGGCCCAGCCACCAGGCCCTCTCCCTTAAGCTTCTTCCACAGGCCTGGCTCCAAgttggggccctggtaaccctgtcgcaggcagggtaaactgttcccttgatctTCCTCTTGTAAAGGTCATCTGAATTGCTCTtcgtctggcccctcacccaggaccaatagCTGGAagttttgtggatataaattagATGTTATTGTCCTGGAATAACAATTATGCCATGCTTTCATGATGTGTTACAGTTGCATGAATGCTAAAATCAGGTTATTTTACCCTGTTGCCATGTGGTTGCTAGGTAATGTGATGACTTTATAATATTTGATGTAGATAAGAACCATCAGGGTCCTAAGGCGTGcctttgtgctaagtttagttGTTCATTTTGTGATTGTGTAGGAGTTggcagacaaagaaacaaacacacagatttctTGCATTATAGTAAGATCCTGCTATTCTCTACGTCCCTCTCTCCTTAGACCTGTCTCCAACGCTCGTTTCGGGCAAAGGTGTACACCTGCCCCGCCTGCCGCCACGACTTGGGCAAGGACTACGTTATGACCCAAAACAAGACGCTTCAGATGCTGCTCGACCAGTTCTTTCCCGGCTACAGCAAGGGCCGATGAGGTCAAAATCACATTTATAAGTAGGATACACGCACATAAGCACCCATTTTGTGCACCCTCGTATACTGTCAAGTACCTAGAGCTCCACTTTAAAATGCATTGCACACACATAATGTACTTACCCACTGGCTAATGTATATTGCATATACAGCCATTTATGAATACAATCATTCATACACAAACAACCTCAGTAGGGACTGACCTCATCTGTTGAACTTGGACCGTCTCCATCAGCATCACCAGCCTGAAAATCAACCGAGGACATTTTTTAACCTTCCTgccacacaaacgcacacaaaaacaaatgcacaaaaaaaaaaaaaaaaaaatagccccCAAACTCATGCTCCCACTAGCCATCTCAAcagttttcctttccactgtgtTGTCCACCGGTTCAATTAATTGACATGCGTTATGCTGATTGAGTGCAAATTCTCCCCGGCAACATCGTGAGCTCAGCAGTTAAGAGTTTAGTTTCCTGCCACCCTGTTTGCATTTTGTGTACCATGCATGCAGCTTTACACCAAAACACTGAGCCGATCAGAGCTGTTTCTGAGCTGACTAATAAAAAGTGCTCAGTGCTAGGAGTGAGTAGGGTTTTTTTGACCGAGAGGTGCCAGCAGAATTGACCTGTTAGGTTCCAGAATTAACATGCATTTATGATGAAACGAAGCACACAATGTCTTATTCCCATGAAGCACTTTATTACCGACATGTGGAGCAGGCTTGTTTTGGAGGTTAATCAGGAGCAAGTGCTAACATCCTGCTCCTCATGTCACTTGGAATAATGCCATTGCTTTGCCTTGAGCTAATAGGAATAACAGATGTCTCACCAGGGGTAACTTTCCCTGTATTGGCAGGGAACAGAAATTGGCAACTGCTTCCAGTTTGTTTAGAGTGCTGGAAAATTTATGGTTCCAACAAAGCTGCAACTTTACATACTAATGAGATGCCCTCGTGAGTCTCCTCTTTAGATTTTATGTGGAGTCAGAAAAGCCATTTACTTTATAAAGACACAAGAGCAGATTAGGGCCAAGGATTGCAGgagtctgttttttaaaagtaacTTCCACTGGCAAATGGTGCCTAAACATAAAATGCAATGTACAGTAGGCTACCAAGGTATCAGCTTTCTATAAGCGAGAAACAAACGTACAAGAACAAATGCACTGTTGAATCTGCTTCAGAAGCACTAAAACGTCAAAGTGTCAGAAATGATGTGTTACACATCATTCACTGATGATTATGAACATAGTTCTGGTTCACGGTTCCGCTTCTTAAGTCCGATGACATTGACAAAACTGTCCTGGCACATCGAGTCCATATGTTCTGGTTTTATTCAACTAATGAAATACTTTGATGTAATGGGAATAAAAGACTTAACCTGCCACACCGTGCAATGCTTAAAAAGGTGGTAGATGCACTTCTTTTTCAGTGACTGGTGTTCAGACACTCGAGAAGCCCTTCACATAAAGCTGGTTAGTTTATATTGTTCATTGTTAATGGTCAGTGGAGAGCTCCGGAGGTGTCCAGCACGATGTTCTTGTCCTCCCTTTTGGAAAAGTACTTTTTTAAAGACACTtttttgaatgaaaaaaaaaaaaaagtcaggtttTTATATTTAGCGACCCATCCCTAATATTAGACTAGTTAAAACTAGACAACTAAAAGCACTTGGAGTGCACTGCATAAATCATTAGCTTCTGTGAGACACTGTAACAATACCTCCTCCAGGATAATACTGAGTCATCTTTAGGAAAAATAGTTTTTGTCCTTAAATCACATTATTCCCCAGTCATTATCACATTTTTTGGTCTTTATTTGATACCTTCTGCTTCATCGTAACACATGGTAACAGTCCTGTCACAACCTGTTGGACCTAATCATAGCATCCTCTCCCACATGCTCACTTAtcttatgttttttctttgtttgtttttttgtctgctaTTGCCCTTGATCAGATATTTTTGTTTACCCTGAATCCAGAGGCCTCCGTGCCCTCTGTAAGTGTTGCGTACTGTACATCATACATTAAAAAGTGTTGCTTTAATTGTGAGCATGTGAGCCAGATTTGCATCTTTTCCAGCGCTGATATGGTACTTTAAAATGTCCAGGGTTGGCAGGTCTGAaagcagctttaaacaaactcctcatggagagagcagcagcacagtctctgtgGACAGAGGTCACCTGGAGCCGCTGACGTTCAGCTCGTGCATCAGAGTTGGCTTTGTGGGAAAATGTAGCCCTTCGGTGGCACTGTCACGTCGAGGGCGTAGAAGCCTCCGAGGCACAGACACATTTCGCGTAAAGCGGAGACGAGGGCAgcttcagcagttttttttttctttttaactcctCTGCTGACATTCAGATCAGAGGTGGATGCTGTTTTCCTGTctgacacccccacccccacccccccttttcATTCGCAGGCTGTTTGTTTGTGGTGATGTCCTTGTTTCTGTTcaatcattcaggattttttttttctctttttattaacATGCAAGTACAAATGCTACTATGGTCTTTGAAGCTAACTGTGATGTGCATTACTTCCACTGTTGCTTAATATTGTTCGGATTTATTTCTTCATGCATTGACTGGCAAGCTGATatcccttctttctttctctaccGTGACctttgcctcctcctcctctctctccactgcctcCTGCCCTCCGTGAACCTACAGTACTAACAACTTTTAGACGTCTTGTGGACGCTTGGCTTCAGTGCTGtgttattttggtttttttattgcactctattgaagaaaaaaaaagtttgagaagtCACATTTGAGTTTTCCTAGAATGCTTACGATTATCTGTGTCCGTACACCATTTTTTTGACCATTTTAGTTGCTTCTATTTT carries:
- the uhrf2 gene encoding E3 ubiquitin-protein ligase UHRF2 isoform X1, whose protein sequence is MWIQVRTIDGKETRTVEDLSRLTKIESLRLKIQDIFNVSPQQQRLFYRGKQMEDGQTLFDYNVGLNDIVQLLIRSQTDHPDSPATKDSSGVGCSSASPPDSKCESHNSSALVSPAAMETTNKDNDSSFSTSTVNETKPDASVTSNATKNGFKSSSPAQDAQSPTSSRNALVDPGIGMYKINELVDCRDLSIGAWFEACIENVTRAPKGQITPTKGKVGRPPKRTNGKLEAEQGQAHGHGQTTDSNRTNLVLNSESNGASTSQTDSTAASESKEREEDVIYHIKYEDYPENGVVEMRPVDVRPRARTLLRWDQLQVGMHVMVNYNMETPDERGFWFDAEIVTLNQASRTNKELRVNILLGGPGDVIGDCKVHFLDEVYQVEKPGVRALSAADGQFKRKSGPECKHCKADPDAECRFCSCCVCGGKQDAHMQLLCDECNMAFHIYCLNPPLATIPDDEDWYCPTCKNDTSEVVKAGEKLKASKKKAKMPSATTESQRDWGKGMACVGRTKECTIVPSNHYGPIPGIPVGTTWKFRVQVSWGYFLQCIMIKENHAVLILILRFCFFLRLSLEVSEAGVHRPHVGGIHGRSNDGSYSLVLAGGFEDEVDRGDEFTYTGSGGRDLSGNKRIGEHSFDQTLTHMNRALALNCDAPLNDKDGAESRNWRAGKPVRVVRSSKGRRISKYAPEEGNRYDGIYKVVKYWPEIGKCGYLVWRYLLRRDDQEPAPWTPEGLERIKKLGLSVQYPPGYLSAMANKTKKEACARPGRGGRSKHYPGRGRPRRQRKIKEKEENEDEEEDEQPMASVEEESPQSNGVQKTTRDSESSPVAEPPSKRVKIEETFQLSEQQQQLIQEDTANKKLWDEAMEHLKEGPNFLRKMEQIFMCVCCQELAFQPITTICSHNVCKTCLQRSFRAKVYTCPACRHDLGKDYVMTQNKTLQMLLDQFFPGYSKGR
- the uhrf2 gene encoding E3 ubiquitin-protein ligase UHRF2 isoform X2, coding for MWIQVRTIDGKETRTVEDLSRLTKIESLRLKIQDIFNVSPQQQRLFYRGKQMEDGQTLFDYNVGLNDIVQLLIRSQTDHPDSPATKDSSGVGCSSASPPDSKCESHNSSALVSPAAMETTNKDNDSSFSTSTVNETKPDASVTSNATKNGFKSSSPAQDAQSPTSSRNALVDPGIGMYKINELVDCRDLSIGAWFEACIENVTRAPKGQITPTKGKVGRPPKRTNGKLEAEQGQAHGHGQTTDSNRTNLVLNSESNGASTSQTDSTAASESKEREEDVIYHIKYEDYPENGVVEMRPVDVRPRARTLLRWDQLQVGMHVMVNYNMETPDERGFWFDAEIVTLNQASRTNKELRVNILLGGPGDVIGDCKVHFLDEVYQVEKPGVRALSAADGQFKRKSGPECKHCKADPDAECRFCSCCVCGGKQDAHMQLLCDECNMAFHIYCLNPPLATIPDDEDWYCPTCKNDTSEVVKAGEKLKASKKKAKMPSATTESQRDWGKGMACVGRTKECTIVPSNHYGPIPGIPVGTTWKFRVQVSEAGVHRPHVGGIHGRSNDGSYSLVLAGGFEDEVDRGDEFTYTGSGGRDLSGNKRIGEHSFDQTLTHMNRALALNCDAPLNDKDGAESRNWRAGKPVRVVRSSKGRRISKYAPEEGNRYDGIYKVVKYWPEIGKCGYLVWRYLLRRDDQEPAPWTPEGLERIKKLGLSVQYPPGYLSAMANKTKKEACARPGRGGRSKHYPGRGRPRRQRKIKEKEENEDEEEDEQPMASVEEESPQSNGVQKTTRDSESSPVAEPPSKRVKIEETFQLSEQQQQLIQEDTANKKLWDEAMEHLKEGPNFLRKMEQIFMCVCCQELAFQPITTICSHNVCKTCLQRSFRAKVYTCPACRHDLGKDYVMTQNKTLQMLLDQFFPGYSKGR
- the uhrf2 gene encoding E3 ubiquitin-protein ligase UHRF2 isoform X3, whose amino-acid sequence is MEDGQTLFDYNVGLNDIVQLLIRSQTDHPDSPATKDSSGVGCSSASPPDSKCESHNSSALVSPAAMETTNKDNDSSFSTSTVNETKPDASVTSNATKNGFKSSSPAQDAQSPTSSRNALVDPGIGMYKINELVDCRDLSIGAWFEACIENVTRAPKGQITPTKGKVGRPPKRTNGKLEAEQGQAHGHGQTTDSNRTNLVLNSESNGASTSQTDSTAASESKEREEDVIYHIKYEDYPENGVVEMRPVDVRPRARTLLRWDQLQVGMHVMVNYNMETPDERGFWFDAEIVTLNQASRTNKELRVNILLGGPGDVIGDCKVHFLDEVYQVEKPGVRALSAADGQFKRKSGPECKHCKADPDAECRFCSCCVCGGKQDAHMQLLCDECNMAFHIYCLNPPLATIPDDEDWYCPTCKNDTSEVVKAGEKLKASKKKAKMPSATTESQRDWGKGMACVGRTKECTIVPSNHYGPIPGIPVGTTWKFRVQVSWGYFLQCIMIKENHAVLILILRFCFFLRLSLEVSEAGVHRPHVGGIHGRSNDGSYSLVLAGGFEDEVDRGDEFTYTGSGGRDLSGNKRIGEHSFDQTLTHMNRALALNCDAPLNDKDGAESRNWRAGKPVRVVRSSKGRRISKYAPEEGNRYDGIYKVVKYWPEIGKCGYLVWRYLLRRDDQEPAPWTPEGLERIKKLGLSVQYPPGYLSAMANKTKKEACARPGRGGRSKHYPGRGRPRRQRKIKEKEENEDEEEDEQPMASVEEESPQSNGVQKTTRDSESSPVAEPPSKRVKIEETFQLSEQQQQLIQEDTANKKLWDEAMEHLKEGPNFLRKMEQIFMCVCCQELAFQPITTICSHNVCKTCLQRSFRAKVYTCPACRHDLGKDYVMTQNKTLQMLLDQFFPGYSKGR